One Papio anubis isolate 15944 chromosome 18, Panubis1.0, whole genome shotgun sequence genomic window, gagaggatcacttgagctcaggagttcaagaccagcctaagcaatataaggagactccatctctacaaaaaactttaaaattagctgggcacggtggcgcatgcctgtggtcccagcttctcaggaggctgagcggggaagatcacatgagcctgggaagtggatgttgcagtcagccagaggttgaagtgagccaagattttgccactgcactctagcctaggcatcttttttttttattttctcaaaaaacaaaacaaacaggttcactctgggccgggtgtggtggctcatgcctgtaatcccagcactttgggaggctgaggtgggtggatcacctgaggtcaggagtttgagaccagcctgaccatcatggagaaaacccatctctactaaaaatacaaaattacccgggcatggtggtgcatgcctgtaatcccagctactccggaggctgaggcaggagaatcatttgaacccgggaggcagaggttgtggtgagccaagatcacgccattgcaccccagcctgggcaataagagcgaaactccatctaaaacaaacaaacaaacaaaaacacaacaggccaggtgcggtggctcatgcctataatcccagcactttgaaagacaccaaggcgggtggatcacttgaggtcaggagtttgagaccagcctgaccaccatggcaaaaccctgcctctactaaaaatacaaaaattagccgggcatggtggtgggtgcctgtagtcccagctactctggaggctgaggcaggagaactgcttgaacccgggaggcagaggttgcagtgagctgagatggcgccactgcactgtccagcttgggtgacagcgagactccatctcaaaaacaaaaacaacaaaaaacaaacaaggggTCTCCTTAGCATTTCAGAGAACCAGACTAGTGTGATATGTGGTGGTGGGGATCTATGGACCTGGAGCCTCCAGAGTCTGGGGGTCAGCCTGGCCTCTACCTCCCTGTCCCCTCCTGTGGGGCCCTGGTGCCTCTCAGATCCCAATCCCTGGCACCAGGAAGGGAAGGGTTAGAAATGATTCCaagagcttccaggtcacagtCAGCTCAGTTACAGTCTTTATTGTAACGAAGTTGCAGTCGGAACATGGGACACTGAAAATACAGAATCTCTGGTCTttcaagagagggagagagagtgtgaTATATACAAAAATTGTAAACATGTTCACTTAAATATCCACACAGAATTGGTCTAGGCTACAATGTAACAAGGTTGTCACTCAACTGCAACTCCAGAGGGAGGTGTCTATCTGACGAAATGTGGCAACCACCTTTGGTGTTGACTTAATGTGAAAAGCCAGCTTTAAGCAATGCATGAGTAGTCAGCTACGCAGAGGGACTCCAACCTGGGAATGGGCCAGGAAGCAGGGTGCAGGTGGAGAGGCAGGGACTGGTCCAGGAAGCCAAGGTAAAGGGAACTGCACAGGGGCCATCTCGTGGGACACGGTGGCCAGCTGGAGCCTCTGGGCCTGTCTCCTGCTGAGGGGCTTGTCTTGCCTGGCACCCAAGCATCCTTCTCCTCCCCTGGCAAGGTCTTACTGAAGGGCTGGGACAGGGCTGGTGTCTTGGCCCACAGCTACCTTGTGCCTTCCTGGCCAGAAGCACCCACACCTGGGCAGGGGCCGGGGCCACAGACAGAGGAGCAGCTTGTGGGGTACTAGGAGGTGAAACCTGAAGACTGGACCACGATCACAACACTGACAGGGCCAGGCTGTTCTAGGAGCCTGTGAGAGAAAGTGGAGAGTGGCTCCAGACGGAACGCACCACCATGACAGAAACGGGACAGTCACTACCCACAGGAATACGGGATGAGAACAGTGGCCAGGATCCCCAGTCTCGGGGCAGGGGTGGTGTCTTTCCCCTGCCCCCTCTTTGTCCTGGGCAGCTCCTGCAGCTGATCGGAGAGGGCAGCTGAACCCCCGACCCCAGAGTGAGCAGGTGAGCTGCAGGGTGGCTGGCCCAAGAGGGAATGCCTTCCCCAAGCCAGTCCATTCTGGGCTAGGGACACACATCCTGGGCAGTGCTATCCCTTTCTCAGGACCTTAGTCCTGGGGCCAGGTGCTGAGGGACTGGGGAAACTTGGCAGGGGGCAGCCCGGGCACGCGAGAGTTCACCCCCTCTTGGCCCCGGATGGCCCAAGGCGGCCACCCACTCTGTCCCTGGCGCTGAGCTGGAAGAACCCAAGGGAGGTCCCGGAGATCCTGGGGCCTGCGTTGGTGGGGTGGCCTTGGAGCCCTGGTCTGTGCCTGCCAGCCGCTAGTAGGCGGGCACTTGGTACCCTTTGGGGCTGGTGTCCAGGGTCTCGGTGAAGGGCGGGCTCTGGTAGGTCTCGGTGCCCTCTACGCCGCTGCCCACCGGATAGCCGGGGTAGGCCTGGCTCGCCCCAGCGCTCAGTTGTTCGGTGGCGAAGAGTGACATGTCGGTGCCCAGGCGGAACCGCTGCAGGGCCTTCACGGTGAGCGCCACCTGCGCGCGGGCGGGGCCAGCGGGGTCAGCCGGGATCAGCCGAGCGCCGGCCCTTTCGCCCCGCCCTCCCGGGCCCCGCACTCACCCAGCTGAGGATGGAGAAGAAGCTGAAGGCGATGGCGGCCCGCGCCGCGTCCCCCGCCTGCGTCGTGGCCGGCCCTGGCGCCGTGCGCTGCCACTGATTGGTGAGGAAGCAGAAGCCCACGAACCACAGGAAGGACCAGAGTCCTACGGGCAGTGTGGCGGGTTAGGGCGACGTTCCACGCGGGGGCCCACGGCGGCCTCGCCCGGAAGAGGAAGGGTCGGTGGGCCCGAGGCTTGGGGCACCTCACCTGGGCTCGCCGCGTGGCGCGAGGCCCCGCCTCCCTCTACGCTGACCACGCCCACCCGGGAGTTCCAGCAGCGTTCCTCGCCCAGGCTCCGCCCAGACCCCGGCCCCGCCCACCTAGAAAGTTCCGCGGCGCTGCCCGTCCAGGCTCCGCCCGCCCCGCCCACCCCAGAGGCCTGTTGACActccctgcctcagtccccgCCCCTCGTCACGGCCCCGCCCACCTAGGAACTCTAGCGGTGTTCCCCGCCCGGGCCCcgccccccccccgcccccccgggAGGTGCGTCGACGCTCGCCGCCTCAGGCCCCGCCCCATCCCGCGGCTCCTCGTCCCGGCCCCGCCCACCTGAGAAGCCCAGGTCCAGCAACACAGCGCGCCGGCGGTCGCGGACGCTGCTGATCTGCTGGAAGTGCACATCGAGCAACAGGAAGGCGGCGCAGGCGAGGAACGCTCCGAGGCCCAGCGCGACGCCGAAACGGCAGGCGCCCGCATTCCCGTTGAACACGCAGCGCAGCTCGGGGCCGCTGTCGGTGTTCACGTAGCCCTCGTTGACGATGGGCCCGAAGACGGCGATGGAGAACACCTGCGTGCGGCGCGGCGCTCAGGGCCCTGCAGCGACCCGACCTCTGCGAGCCCACTGCGAGCGCCCACGCCCCCGGGCCTGTCCCTGCGTTCCCAGGCCCGTATCTGGGTGGGGGGCAGTGTCATCTCTTCCTTTCCCAAACCCTCGCGTATTTAGTAATTATTGACAACACGGGCCGTTTAGTGAGCATCTACTATGCCCAGGCATTGTGTTAAACAGCCACTTTACATGCGTTCCCTCACCAAATCCTGGGAAAGTCCCCGTGGGATCGCCATTGTTCTTATCCTCTTTATAAAAGGGGACACTGGGGCTCCAGCAGGTGAAGTGACTTGTCGGGATCACATGGCTGACAAAAGCTGGGGCTGATGCAAGCCAGGCACTCTGCACCGCGTGGGCCCGTGGCGTCCCCTCAGGGCCCACTCAAGACTGTGGGAACAGGAACCTTCACCTGGGCCCGCGATTCCCAGGCTGCAGCCGGCAGGGCGAAGGGGAGGTGAGAGTGGAGAGGGCAGAGCAGGGCGGGAGGGAAGGTGTGGGGGCAGCGGGGCTGTTGCGCCCTGCGCGATTGGGAACTGTCTGGCCTGTTTCTAGCATGCAAATAGGGTGACGGGCACAGCTCATGGAGTGCTGGGACAGAGACGTCCACCCAGCTTCCTGCACGCGGTGAGTACCGGAGGGATGACGGCCCCCACGTGACTGATTATTAATATCACCTGTAAGTGTTTGGGCTGAAAAGATGACACCGTTGACCTCTAGGGTTCCGTCAGATCTCAATGCCTCCTGCCCACCAGTTCGGGGGAGACAGGCATGAGGGGGACCGCGGTCATTTTAACCAGGGCTGCATGGGGCAGCCCTGTGTTTCCAAGAAAAgatctccagcctcaacctcatcCCTTCGCTCCTTTCCCGCTCCAGCTCCGAGAGACCAAGCCGAGGGGGAAGCCGGGACATGCACTTGTCCCCCCAAGAGTGGGCCACAAGTCGGTACATGCGCTCGGACCACAACGCAGCGTCCTGCCTCCCGGTCTGGTCAGAGCCACTCCGCAGGGGAGGCCAAAGCCCCCTGCCCCACCATGGGCACCGCCCTCCTCCAAGACAGGCGCCGAGGTGCGGCTGGCCCAGAGGTTGCCACCTGGACAAAACCCAGAGCTCGGCACCCAACTGCCACTTCCCTTGCCGGAGGGAAGGAGCAGCAGGGCCCTCCCAGGGACGCCCCAGTGGGCAAGGCTGCCCCCAAACCTGCCTCCCAcaccacctccaggaagccttcccagccCAGAGCCTCTCCTCCCTCAACTCACAGCTGGATCTGGGGGCCAGAGGCCAGGCTCCCTGCCAAGGAGCCCCGAGGGTGTGTGTGCGGGGGAAGGGGAGGCGCTGCCCGGTCTCTCTCGATTCCCGTagccccctccctctgcccctagGCGAATCCCCTCCCCACCCGATGCCTGCTTCCAGGTCACGAGAACAGGAAAAACGGAGTAAGGGCTGCGGAAAGGGACTGGAATTAGACCCGGGGAGGAGGTAGGGGTAGGGGCGACCGGCGGTGACCTCTCAAGGTCTCGCCGGCGCCGCCGGCCCCTCCCCCGCCCGCAGGTGGGCGCGCCCTGCCCGGTGACGTCACCCCAACCTGAGGCCGGCGGGGGAGGGGCCGGCGAGGATGAGAGTGAGTGGGTTGCGGGGCGAGAagcagggggcagggggaaggTGGCAGGGGGTGGGTAGGGGCCTGAAGGTCGTGAGGCAGGGGCGGGAGCGGGAGCCCGGGCAGGGACCACTCACCCAGGACGCCACCCGGAGCAGGGTCTGGGGCCGCCGTGCAAAGCTCACGGGGTCCAGGGCAGCCCCCGCGCGGCCCGCGCCGAAGGAGGCGCCCTCCATGGCCGGCCCGGGCGGGACGCCGTCCCCCGGCGCCTTCTGTCCGCCTGTCCGTCCGGCCGGCCCCGCCCGAGgccgctgccgctgccgctgccgctgatgctgatgctgatgctgatgctACCGACGCtgcagccgccgccgcctcccgggAGCGCGCGCCGGCCGCGGCGGGGACGCGCGGGATGAGGCGGGGCCGAGCCCGCGCCCCCCACTGGGTCCACGCGCGCGGGGCCGGGTCCCTCCTCTCCCTCCGCTGCGCCCGcttcccatcccccaccctcACCTGCCTGCCCCGGTCccgagatcgaggccatcctcaGGAACCCGCCAGCCAGGTCCCCATGGGGCTGGGTGGGGCGCGGGCGCGGGGCGCAGGCTTTGCTGTAGCCAGGAGGACAGACAGGAGGAGTCCGCTCCTCTGCGAAGGGCCCTTGGGTGAGAGAGTAAAGGGGTAGGAGACCCACGGGCTGCAGCATCTTCCCCCAACCCACGGGAGAGGGGACTGGCTCCCTGGCCCTGGTCCTAGGAAGACCAGATGGATAACTGGGGTCTTTCCCATGGGCCCCCACTGTGCTCTAGCTGCTTGTTCAGCAGGTTTTAGCCTCTGGCGGGGAGGGTCTGGTGGGAAGATAGGCGTTGGCCCCAGGAGCACCTGTTGAGGGAGGGGGCAGAGGCACCGTGGCGAGTGTTGGTTTCCGTGTCTCTGCTCCTTGCCCATGGCCAGGGGCTGGCACTTCCAATGCCCTCCCTACTCCTGGGTCTCCCCAGCGCACTTGAAGCCCCTAGTCTGGACTCGAGGGCAGGGAGAGGCATCAGAGACCAGGAGTCGGGTGGGGGTGGTGCCTGGCTGCCCTGCTTCCCGCTGGGTCCCCTCCACAGACCCCAGCCCTGGGTGCAGCAAGGTCCCTCTCCTCACGTTCCTACCAGGCTGGAAGTTCAGATGACTCCTAGGTTTCTGTCTAGAGCACTGAGATATCTGCACTGACTGAGCATTTACAGCGCCAAGTGCTTTACCTGTATAGTGGCAGAGACTGTTGCCACTATTCCTCAGATAATAAGCAACCCAGGTCCCTGCTACACCAACCCGGGGCACAGATGGTGCTGCCTGGCCCAGCCCCCCGAACTCATTGATTCTGGTCTGGAGCTCTTTCTTCAGTCTTGCTGGGCACATGTGGGCAGAGCAGGTGTTGCCAGAGGCGCTATTCACTGTGTTCCAAGTCCATCACACTGTGCGTTCGACCCCAACCCCTTTCACCCGTCCCCCAGACTGCCCCTCTGTGTCATCCATTCCCCTCCTTTACTTCATCGCTGACATCAGCACCCAGACATGCTGCACTTTCTCCTAAAAAGCCAAACAGTGTTGACCCCGCCTCCCCTCCAGCTGCCTCACGTTACTGCTTCCTTTAGCAGCAAACTCGAGTTTTCCATCCTCTGCCTGCAacaccctcctctccctccctctgagaCCTGGCAGAATCGGCTCCCACCGGCACCTAAACTCAAGGTTGCCACTGACCTGTGGGcggcaagccacccaggtgccCAGGCAAGAGACCGAGGGTGTGAGCTGTTCCAGTATAATCAAATACATAAGACGTTTACTAGATCTAGATCATAGATATGATTATAtgtatcattaatcattagtttgcagcaattactctttattctaatattataataatcctcGCTCTACAATCATACCCTAGGAAAAGCCAGGCCATAGAATAGGAGCTGAAGGGACAtggtgagaagtgaccagaagacaggAGTGTGAGCCTTCTGTTATGCCCAGGCAGGGCCaccagagggctccttggtctagcggtaACGCCAGCGTCTGGGAAGACGCCCGTTATCAAATGGACCTAACTGACCATGGTCTAGCGGTAGCGTCCGTATCAAGGAAAAGCACCCGCTACTTAGCAGACTGGGAAAGGGAGTCTCCCCTTCCCTGGGGGAGTTCAGAGAAGCCTCTAATCCTCCACCTGTTGTGAAGGGCCTGACTGATGTCAGGCCCGCCCGCAGTTATCTGGAGGCCTAaccgtctccctgtgatgctgtgcttcagtggtcacgctCCTGGTCCGCTTTTATGTTCcatcctgtacacctggctctgccttttagCTAACAGTAGTaaattagtgaaagtactaaaagtcTCGGATATGTGGAAATAATGGCATAagctgtctcttctctctccctccgcTTGCCTCGgctgccaggcagggaagggccccctgtccagTGGACACATGACCCATGTGACCTTACCTATCATTGGAGATGGCTCACACTCCTTGCCCTgcccctttgtcttttttttttttttttttttttttaaccggtGTCTCgctcccaggctcgagtgcagtggccggatctcagctcactgcaagctccgcctcccgggtttgcgccattctcctgcctcagcctcctgagtagctgggactacaggcgcccgccacctcacccggctatttttttgtattttttagtagagacggggtttcaccgtgttagccaggatggtctcgatctcctgacctcatgatccgcccgtctcggcctcccaaagtgctgggattacaggcttgagccaccgcgcccagccgcccctttgtcttgtatccaataaatatcagCGCAGCCTGGCATTCGGGGCCACTGCCAGTCTCCGCGTCTTAGTGGTAGTGGTCCCCccgggcccagctgtcttttatctctgtcttgtgtctttatttctataatCGCTCATCTCGGCACATGGGGAGGAAAACCCACCGACCCTGTGGGGCTGGACCCTACGCTGACCTCCATGCCAATCCCAAGGGCAAGTCTGATGCTGCTGTCAGCTCAATTCTGGTTTTTtaagagtcacactctgtcacccaggctggagtgcactggtgcaatcttggctcactgcaacctttgcctcatgggctcaagcgattctcctgcctcagccactggagtagctgagattacaggtgcaccaccacacccagctaattttttttttttgtatttttagtagagacgaggttttgccatgttgaccaggctggtctcgaactcctgaccacaagcgatttgcccgcctcggtttcccaaagtgctgggattacaggcatgagccactgtgccccacttGGAGGTCCTCCTCCCTCCTGGTATTCCTCTTACCTCATAGGTCCCTCCTCTGTGACCTGTGAGCCTTAGGAGCCCAGGGCACCATCCTGCTGGGGTCCCTCCTCCCTCTGGGCTGGCTCCTTTGGTCTGCGTGTCAACAGCTCTGGAACACCAGGCTCAAGCCAGAGCTGGTGTTTTTCTTGCACTAGAGTTCCACTGGCCTGGATGCCCCAAAAAAACAGACtctggcctggtgcggtggctcacgcttgtaattccagcatcttgggaggctgaggcgggcggatcatgaggtcaggagttcaaaaccagcctggccaacacagtgaaaccccgtctctactaaaaacacaaaaattagtaagGCATGGttgcgggcgcttgtaatcccagctgctcggaaggctgaggcaggagaaattgcttgaacccagatggaggttgcagtgagccgagattgctccaccgcactccagcctgggcgacagagctagactctgtctcaacacaaagaaaaagaaaaaaaaaaaaaacagattctaaGGCAAAGTGAAGTTTTATTCAGGAGTGAAACTTTAAGGAAGACAGGGAAAAAGGCAAggcggggagggggcggaggGGCAGGAGGGACAGCAGATACAGGCGGTATGTTCCTGAGCTGAACACAGCCTTACCAGAGAACCAGCTGGTTCCTGAGACACTCACAGGCCTTGGGAAAGGCCAGAGAGAAGCGCTATGTCTGGCCGAGGAAGGGACACCTTCTCTCCTGGCTGCCCCCCATCTCCCCTCTCTCATTTGTGCCACCTGGCCCCTCTGGGCAGCCTCTGCAGAAGCCAGCAGCTCCAAAGGGCCAATCTGGTGGGGACATGTCAGCTTCCTCCACACAGGCCTGAGGAGGCCATGCCAAGGTG contains:
- the SYNGR3 gene encoding synaptogyrin-3 isoform X2, which encodes MAIPRGLSQDLVFSIAVFGPIVNEGYVNTDSGPELRCVFNGNAGACRFGVALGLGAFLACAAFLLLDVHFQQISSVRDRRRAVLLDLGFSGLWSFLWFVGFCFLTNQWQRTAPGPATTQAGDAARAAIAFSFFSILSWVALTVKALQRFRLGTDMSLFATEQLSAGASQAYPGYPVGSGVEGTETYQSPPFTETLDTSPKGYQVPAY
- the SYNGR3 gene encoding synaptogyrin-3 isoform X1, which gives rise to MEGASFGAGRAGAALDPVSFARRPQTLLRVASWVFSIAVFGPIVNEGYVNTDSGPELRCVFNGNAGACRFGVALGLGAFLACAAFLLLDVHFQQISSVRDRRRAVLLDLGFSGLWSFLWFVGFCFLTNQWQRTAPGPATTQAGDAARAAIAFSFFSILSWVALTVKALQRFRLGTDMSLFATEQLSAGASQAYPGYPVGSGVEGTETYQSPPFTETLDTSPKGYQVPAY